From Rhodamnia argentea isolate NSW1041297 chromosome 10, ASM2092103v1, whole genome shotgun sequence, a single genomic window includes:
- the LOC125312701 gene encoding subtilisin-like protease 4 yields the protein MAFIHLLCLTVLLSNVGSLMLTAAAQSAGGDLRTYVVEVTSPDGQDSPEADNLESWYHSFLPNSAASEKQSRVIYCYQNVMTGFAARLTADEVTAMQDKPGFVVAHPEQIYRLQTTRSPRFLGLPLRQGSFNGSTTGKGVIIGVMDTGVAPDHPSFMGAGMPPPPAKWKGRCDFEPSQCNNKLIGARTFNSSAKGNVTAPPTDDVGHGTHTASTAAGASVEQANTLGMAGGRAVGMAPHAHLAIYKVCFAGYCSLADILAGLDAAISDGVDVISMSLGHPSPPFYMDGIAVATFAATQRGIFVSCSAGNLGPNSGSLSNVAPWMLTVGASTIDRKIVSNVKLGNGEEYEGETVYQPSSPSTLLPLVYPGVDGTAESKFCVMGALRSSQVKGKVVLCELRGDRFEQAIEVKNAGGAAMILMNPETYGFTTLADVYVLPVSHVSYLAGEQIKAYVFSTKTPTARIVFKGTAYGNPTAPALAAFSSRGPNLVSPGILKPDIIGPGLNILAAWPFPVRNDTKAKCYFDILAGTSMSCPHLSGIAALIKGVHPDWSPAAIKSAIMTSGKQVNIAQFPILDEKLQPADVFAIGAGHVDPVKAVDPGLIYDIQPDDYIPYLCGLGYTDKQVATIVHKSVKCSSSIPEGELNYPSFSVTLGPPQTFTRTVTNVGTGNSSYVVMVAPPQGVRISVEPAKLKFSKLNQKATYLVTFSRTTFTGETGNYSQGHLRWDSEKYSVRSPVSIKFD from the coding sequence ATGGCTTTCATTCATCTCCTCTGCCTTACTGTTCTCCTTTCCAATGTCGGTTCTCTCATGCTGACGGCCGCGGCTCAATCAGCAGGTGGCGACCTGCGGACCTATGTTGTCGAAGTGACTTCCCCCGACGGCCAGGACTCTCCTGAAGCGGACAACCTGGAGTCCTGGTACCACTCGTTCTTGCCAAACTCTGCTGCCTCAGAGAAACAGAGCCGAGTGATCTACTGTTACCAAAACGTGATGACTGGCTTCGCCGCGAGGCTGACTGCGGACGAAGTCACTGCGATGCAAGACAAGCCGGGATTCGTGGTGGCTCACCCAGAACAAATATATCGCCTCCAAACAACGCGCAGCCCCCGGTTCTTGGGCTTACCCCTGCGTCAAGGATCTTTCAATGGTTCAACCACGGGAAAGGGTGTCATTATTGGCGTGATGGATACGGGAGTAGCCCCTGACCACCCTTCCTTCATGGGGGCTGGAATGCCACCACCGCCGGCCAAATGGAAGGGGCGGTGCGATTTTGAGCCTTCCCAATGTAATAACAAGTTGATCGGTGCCAGGACCTTCAACAGTTCGGCTAAGGGAAATGTGACCGCGCCACCTACCGATGACGTCGGGCATGGCACTCACACGGCAAGCACTGCAGCTGGTGCTTCTGTGGAGCAAGCCAATACGCTTGGGATGGCAGGAGGCAGAGCTGTTGGCATGGCTCCACACGCACACCTGGCGATTTACAAAGTATGCTTCGCAGGTTATTGCTCTTTGGCCGACATACTGGCTGGACTTGATGCTGCCATCAGTGATGGTGTTGATGTGATCTCGATGTCGCTTGGCCATCCCTCCCCTCCATTCTATATGGATGGCATCGCCGTAGCCACTTTTGCAGCCACACAGAGGGGGATCTTTGTCAGCTGCTCTGCCGGGAACTTGGGCCCCAACTCAGGCTCATTATCCAACGTGGCTCCGTGGATGCTCACAGTCGGAGCGAGCACCATTGATAGGAAAATTGTCTCCAACGTAAAACTCGGGAACGGAGAGGAATATGAAGGTGAAACGGTATATCAACCCTCCTCCCCGTCAACTTTATTGCCTCTAGTGTATCCTGGGGTCGACGGGACAGCAGAATCCAAATTTTGTGTAATGGGGGCATTGAGAAGCAGCCAAGTGAAAGGGAAGGTTGTCTTGTGTGAACTAAGAGGGGACCGGTTTGAACAAGCAATCGAGGTGAAAAATGCTGGGGGTGCCGCTATGATTTTGATGAACCCAGAAACCTATGGATTCACTACCTTGGCCGATGTTTATGTCCTTCCCGTGTCTCACGTCAGCTACTTGGCAGGTGAGCAGATCAAGGCCTATGTTTTTTCAACCAAAACTCCTACGGCTAGGATCGTGTTCAAAGGAACTGCGTATGGAAACCCGACTGCTCCTGCGCTTGCTGCCTTCTCTTCGAGAGGCCCCAACTTGGTGAGCCCTGGGATTCTGAAGCCGGACATAATTGGTCCTGGTTTGAACATATTAGCAGCATGGCCATTTCCCGTCAGAAATGATACAAAAGCCAAGTGTTATTTCGACATCCTAGCTGGCACCTCCATGTCTTGCCCTCACCTCAGTGGCATCGCAGCTTTGATAAAGGGTGTCCATCCAGACTGGTCTCCAGCAGCGATCAAATCCGCCATCATGACTTCGGGTAAACAGGTGAACATCGCACAATTCCCAATCCTGGACGAGAAGCTGCAACCTGCAGATGTCTTTGCCATCGGAGCAGGCCATGTCGATCCCGTAAAGGCCGTTGACCCTGGATTGATTTATGACATTCAACCCGACGATTATATCCCTTATCTATGTGGTCTGGGATACACTGACAAGCAGGTGGCTACAATTGTTCACAAATCAGTCAAATGCTCGTCTAGCATACCTGAGGGAGAGCTGAACTACCCTTCGTTTTCGGTTACCCTTGGACCTCCACAGACATTTACCAGGACCGTGACTAATGTTGGCACGGGAAATTCATCTTATGTTGTCATGGTTGCTCCCCCACAAGGCGTGCGTATCAGCGTGGAGCCCGCCAAACTCAAATTCTCGAAGTTGAACCAGAAAGCGACATATCTAGTCACATTCAGCCGCACAACTTTCACTGGCGAGACCGGGAATTACTCCCAAGGACACTTGAGGTGGGATTCCGAGAAGTACTCTGTCAGGAGCCCAGTCTCGATTAAGTTCGACTGA
- the LOC125312702 gene encoding calcium-dependent protein kinase 1-like: protein MVGLADSSVDGVVCVQRLITGASIYATQGTMEIPPELLEARGVVCLHWKDCDTHSSRNDKNWEKKILFFDQENGLQTRSPLAFKFDWVAPDKPLDSAVSTCLKQFFATNKFKNMVLKADIDNSSTIDYWDSVAASLQLNKVEKEVHLLAAFSYFDRDGSGYITQDELQQACEEFGIEDVRSVEMILYQDRDGRIDYNELMMQKVNTDQRGLQSRSRKWRCRRQWYFSPWLAGEEGDRNKL, encoded by the exons ATGGTCGGTCTTGCAGATTCAAGTGTCGATGGTGTGGTCTGTGTTCAGCGACTAATAACTGGAGCATCTATTTATGCAACACAAGGCACGATGGAGATACCGCCA GAGCTGCTTGAAGCACGAGGGGTTGTCTGTCTTCATTGGAAAGATTGCGACACTCACTCGAgtagaaatgacaaaaattgggagaaaaagaTTCTGTTCTTTGATCAAGAAAATGGGCTGCAGACAAG GTCGCCCTTGGCTTTCAAGTTTGATTGGGTAGCTCCAGACAAGCCTCTTGATTCTGCAGTCTCGACTTGCTTGAAACAGTTCTTTGCCACGAACAAATTCAAGAACATGGTCCTTAAA GCCGATATCGACAATAGCAGCACCATTGACTACTGGGATTCCGTCGCTGCTAGTTTGCAACTGAACAAAGTGGAGAAGGAAGTCCATCTATTGGCTGCATTTTCGTACTTCGATAGAGACGGAAGCGGCTATATCACTCAAGACGAGCTTCAACAAGCCTGTGAGGAGTTCGGCATAGAGGATGTCCGCTCGGTGGAAATGATCCTGTATCAGGACAGG GACGGCCGCATTGACTACAATGAGTTGATGATGCAAAAGGTAAACACTGATCAAAGGGGTCTGCAGAGTAGGAGCAGAAAATGGAGGTGCAGAAGACAATGGTATTTCTCCCCCTGGTTGGCAGGGGAGGAAGGGGATAGGAATAAATTGTGA
- the LOC115757627 gene encoding putative pentatricopeptide repeat-containing protein At5g06400, mitochondrial → MIIVRRQCSRSVYSDFGVSTYLARIGDSLECSLNSKHDNVNPGWRSCLNDLCDGFIRRARTPLTSFGCRTSLMKSFATSNGEDLDVVSMPNVCRPEQEVVGSSLLETSPVYNEADVEQICVLLSGSEDWDSTREGLEKYNVNFTNELVLEIIRRCKFHSGTALRFFDWVGERDGYCHSVETYNMAMKIAGGTKDFERMRSLFYEMRRKGCSITPHTWTIMIMQYGRAGLTKIALGIFEEMKASGCEPNGSTYKYLIISLCGRKGRKVDEAVKLFREMMKSEHVPDKEFIEIYLGCLCESDKLSHARKCVNFLRKVGFSTALSYSLYIRALCRVGKLEEALKLLNNAGEERETLNEHVYGSIVHGLLRKGDLEAALSKVDEMKQAGVSPSVHVYTSLAVHYLKEKEIEKAEEVLETMKREGCKPTVVTYSALIRGYVGMGKVDDAWSVFNQMKSEGPSPDFRTYSMFLSCLCRIGRSEEALGLISEMLGAKIVPSSVNFRTIFHGLNREGKHDLARLVSQQKLDLAKQRKSTT, encoded by the coding sequence ATGATTATTGTTCGTAGACAGTGCTCTAGGTCTGTTTACTCTGATTTTGGCGTTTCTACTTATCTAGCTCGCATTGGTGATTCGCTCGAGTGTTCTTTGAATTCGAAGCACGACAATGTAAACCCTGGTTGGCGAAGTTGTTTAAACGACTTGTGCGATGGCTTTATTCGTAGAGCCCGAACCCCATTGACATCCTTCGGATGCAGAACTAGTTTAATGAAAAGTTTTGCCACATCCAACGGAGAGGATCTCGATGTCGTGTCAATGCCTAATGTTTGCCGGCCAGAGCAAGAGGTGGTGGGTTCTTCTCTGTTGGAAACTTCACCAGTTTACAACGAAGCAGATGTTGAACAAATTTGTGTACTTCTGTCAGGATCCGAAGATTGGGATTCGACTCGAGAAGGTTTGGAGAAGTACAATGTGAACTTCACTAATGAACTTGTGCTTGAGATCATTCGCAGATGCAAGTTTCACAGTGGCACAGCATTGCGCTTCTTTGACTGGGTGGGGGAGCGAGATGGTTACTGTCATAGCGTGGAGACATACAACATGGCCATGAAGATCGCAGGAGGCACTAAGGACTTTGAGCGCATGAGGAGCCTCTTTTACGAAATGAGAAGGAAGGGTTGCTCGATAACACCACACACATGGACCATCATGATAATGCAGTATGGAAGGGCGGGCCTGACAAAGATCGCTCTGGGGATCTTTGAGGAGATGAAGGCTAGTGGTTGTGAGCCGAACGGAAGTACTTACAAGTACTTGATCATCTCTCTCTGCGGGAGAAAAGGTAGAAAGGTGGATGAGGCCGTGAAGTTGTTCAGGGAGATGATGAAATCCGAGCACGTCCCAGATAAGGAATTCATTGAAATCTATCTAGGTTGTTTATGTGAAAGCGACAAGTTGTCGCACGCTAGGAAATGTGTGAATTTCCTGCGTAAAGTCGGTTTTTCGACTGCACTGAGTTACTCTCTGTACATTAGAGCGCTTTGCCGAGTGGGTAAGTTGGAAGAAGCATTGAAATTGCTGAACAATGCCGGAGAGGAGCGCGAGACGCTGAATGAGCATGTTTATGGGAGCATTGTCCATGGGCTACTCAGAAAGGGGGATTTGGAGGCGGCATTGTCTAAAGTGGATGAAATGAAGCAGGCGGGAGTCTCTCCTAGTGTTCACGTCTATACATCGTTGGCGGTGCATTATCTTAAGGAGAAGGAGATCGAAAAGGCCGAGGAAGTTCTCGAGACGATGAAACGCGAGGGCTGCAAACCGACAGTTGTTACTTATTCTGCGCTCATCCGGGGTTACGTGGGCATGGGAAAGGTTGACGACGCTTGGAGTGTTTTCAACCAAATGAAATCGGAAGGGCCTTCGCCTGATTTTAGGACTTACTCGATGTTCTTGAGTTGTCTGTGTAGAATTGGCCGGTCTGAAGAAGCATTGGGGCTCATATCAGAGATGTTAGGTGCTAAGATTGTCCCGAGTAGCGTCAACTTCCGAACCATTTTTCACGGGTTAAACAGGGAAGGAAAGCATGATTTAGCCCGCTTGGTCTCGCAACAGAAGTTAGACTTAGCTAAACAAAGAAAATCGACGACATGA
- the LOC115757626 gene encoding calcium-dependent protein kinase 1-like → MGNNCVGSRVSRDGFFQSISNSVFGYRSSDNIDGHRGISDRSMSISKDREGPLSVQDKPPMQVAIVKEEPKMEQAAKQKEDTKAMGQATSVVEIKVPQPSRQKEDVKPAAPARPKKSLHVKKPSSAGLMEDSVLRTKTGHLKEYYHLGQKLGHGQFGTTFLCAEKATGKEYACKSIAKRKLLTKDDVEDVRREIQIMHHLVGHPNVISIKGAYEDSVAVHVVMELCAGGELFDRIVKRGHYTERKAAQLARTIVGVVEACHSLGVMHRDLKPENFLFINEQEDSPLKTIDFGLSIFFKPGETFTDVVGSPYYVAPEVLRKSYGPEADVWSAGVILYILLSGVPPFWGESEEEIFEEVLHGDLDFSSDPWPNISESAKDLVRRMLLRNPKKRITAHEVLCHPWIQVDGVAPDKPLDSAVLTRLKQFSAMNKFKKMALRIIAESLSEEEIAGLKEMFKMIDTDNSGYITFEELKTGLKKFGANLNESEMLDLMKAADIDNSGTIDYGEFVAATLHLNKVEKEDHLFAAFSYFDRDGSGYITQDELQQACEEFGIKDVRLEEMIQEVDQDNDGRIDYNEFVAMMQMGDADLGTKGLKSRSFGIGYREALSVC, encoded by the exons ATGGGAAATAATTGCGTCGGTTCGAGAGTTTCTAGAGATGGTTTCTTTCAGTCCATCTCGAATTCGGTGTTTGGGTATCGATCGAGCGACAATATAGATGGTCATAGAGGGATTTCCGATCGGTCGATGTCCATCAGTAAGGACAGAGAAGGTCCTCTGTCTGTTCAGGATAAGCCCCCGATGCAGGTCGCGATAGTTAAGGAGGAGCCGAAAATGGAGCAGGCCGCGAAGCAAAAGGAAGACACTAAGGCAATGGGACAAGCGACAAGCGTTGTAGAGATCAAAGTGCCGCAGCCCTCGAGACAAAAGGAGGATGTCAAACCAGCAGCGCCAGCACGACCCAAGAAATCTCTCCACGTGAAGAAGCCTTCGAGCGCAGGGCTCATGGAAGATTCGGTGTTACGAACAAAAACTGGTCACTTGAAGGAGTACTACCATTTGGGGCAGAAGCTTGGACACGGTCAGTTTGGCACTACATTCCTTTGCGCAGAGAAGGCGACTGGTAAAGAGTACGCTTGTAAATCCATCGCAAAGAGGAAATTGTTGACAAAGGATGATGTCGAGGATGTGAGACGGGAAATACAGATAATGCATCACTTGGTGGGGCATCCTAATGTGATATCCATCAAAGGGGCATATGAAGATTCCGTGGCAGTTCATGTGGTTATGGAATTGTGTGCAGGAGGTGAGCTCTTCGACAGGATTGTAAAGAGGGGGCATTACACTGAAAGGAAAGCAGCTCAACTTGCCAGGACTATAGTCGGTGTTGTGGAAGCTTGCCATTCCCTTGGCGTCATGCATCGAGATCTTAAGCCCGAGAATTTTCTATTCATTAATGAACAGGAGGATTCTCCCCTGAAGACGATAGACTTCGGATTATCAATCTTCTTCAAGCCAG GGGAGACTTTTACCGATGTAGTAGGAAGCCCATATTATGTCGCACCTGAAGTTCTGCGGAAGAGTTATGGTCCAGAAGCTGATGTATGGAGCGCCGGTGTGATCCTCTACATTCTCCTAAGTGGTGTTCCTCCATTTTGGGGCG AATCGGAGGAGGAGATATTTGAAGAGGTTTTGCATGGTGATCTTGACTTCTCATCAGATCCTTGGCCCAACATATCTGAAAGTGCTAAAGATCTAGTCAGAAGAATGCTTCTCAGGAATCCTAAAAAGCGGATAACTGCTCATGAAGTCCTTT GTCATCCTTGGATTCAAGTCGATGGGGTTGCTCCAGACAAGCCTCTTGATTCTGCGGTCTTGACTCGCTTGAAACAATTCTCTGCCATGAACAAATTCAAGAAGATGGCCCTTAGA ATCATAGCAGAGAGCCTTTCTGAAGAAGAAATTGCCGGGTTGAAAGAAATGTTCAAGATGATTGACACGGACAACAGTGGTTATATTACTTTCGAAGAACTTAAAACTGGACTCAAAAAATTCGGCGCAAACCTTAATGAGTCGGAGATGCTAGATCTCATGAAGGCT GCCGATATAGACAATAGCGGCACCATTGACTATGGGGAATTTGTTGCTGCTACTTTGCATCTGAACAAAGTGGAGAAGGAAGACCATCTATTTGCCGCATTCTCATACTTCGATAGAGACGGAAGTGGCTATATCACTCAAGATGAGCTTCAACAAGCCTGTGAGGAGTTCGGCATAAAGGATGTCCGCTTGGAGGAAATGATCCAAGAAGTTGATCAGGACAAT GACGGTCGCATTGACTACAACGAGTTCGTGGCGATGATGCAAATGGGGGACGCTGATCTTGGGACAAAGGGTCTAAAGAGCAGGAGTTTCGGAATCGGTTATAGAGAAGCACTGTCCGTCTGTTAA